One Salinimonas marina DNA segment encodes these proteins:
- a CDS encoding glycosyltransferase family 4 protein translates to MKEGKAIRIDVYHNILWAGYKNKVFENLFKKATNFDVKVSVIQIARSEIIRKGMEQDSFKGINYPYELLFDDYYEDVPKLKKVIKLVNKIYKSNANIVILPGYHKLEYWFMLFAAFVKRQSIYVFCDSTELDKPEVLIKEIAKKIFFLFVNGVFAYGEASARYISKYISKDKITYPISAAVEFDTGLDKREVIKRKSEGLYNRKNLLYVGRISKEKNLASLMSWCKTNTYFENNWRLVVVGEGDERASLEKQYSSENIVFKGARKQKEIAECLLDATILILPSTSEPWGLVVNEAYYNYCPAIISTYCGCYLDLVIKEEKQSLNPCNMEKLETKLKLITASKVDYEELCVAVRNKIEYYSPGKAAERILTRVLSEE, encoded by the coding sequence ATGAAAGAAGGTAAAGCTATCCGTATAGATGTATATCATAATATATTATGGGCAGGGTACAAAAATAAGGTTTTCGAAAACTTATTTAAGAAAGCTACCAATTTTGATGTGAAGGTCTCTGTAATACAAATCGCGCGTTCTGAAATTATTAGAAAAGGCATGGAGCAGGATTCGTTTAAGGGTATAAATTATCCTTACGAACTCTTATTTGATGATTATTACGAAGATGTACCAAAATTAAAAAAGGTCATAAAGCTCGTAAATAAAATATATAAGTCAAATGCGAATATAGTAATACTGCCTGGATATCATAAGTTAGAATATTGGTTTATGTTATTTGCGGCCTTTGTAAAAAGGCAATCTATTTATGTTTTCTGTGACTCAACTGAGTTAGACAAGCCCGAAGTTCTAATAAAAGAAATAGCAAAAAAAATATTTTTTTTATTTGTTAATGGGGTGTTTGCTTATGGAGAGGCTAGTGCACGATATATTTCTAAGTATATTTCGAAAGATAAGATCACTTATCCGATTAGCGCGGCTGTAGAATTTGATACTGGTCTAGACAAAAGGGAAGTTATCAAAAGAAAATCAGAAGGATTGTACAATAGGAAAAATTTACTTTATGTAGGCAGGATTTCAAAAGAAAAAAATCTAGCTAGTCTTATGAGTTGGTGTAAGACAAACACCTACTTTGAAAATAATTGGCGACTAGTTGTAGTTGGTGAAGGTGATGAAAGAGCGAGCCTTGAAAAACAGTATAGTTCCGAGAATATAGTTTTTAAAGGGGCCAGGAAACAGAAAGAAATTGCAGAATGCTTACTCGATGCGACTATCCTTATTTTACCAAGTACATCTGAACCTTGGGGTTTAGTGGTGAATGAAGCTTATTACAACTATTGCCCAGCCATAATAAGCACCTATTGTGGGTGCTACCTAGATTTAGTTATAAAAGAAGAAAAACAAAGCTTAAATCCTTGTAATATGGAAAAATTAGAAACCAAATTGAAATTAATAACAGCAAGCAAAGTTGACTATGAAGAACTATGTGTAGCAGTCCGAAATAAAATTGAATACTACAGTCCTGGAAAGGCCGCGGAAAGAATTTTGACAAGGGTTTTATCAGAAGAATGA
- a CDS encoding phosphoenolpyruvate carboxykinase (ATP): MDQFETDFFKQAEHPLHGVQPYKIGTTKPETDLPYTLGVSVKTIPDFTMPIAPAWEFIDQGARYKTHFALQKINGHWTLYVECQGKGTFTYYDDEIHIEWVSGTGPDHYFQSIGLAIWLEMKGVICIHGNALTLKNKTLLIVGPSGIGKSTTCLKLAKIGGEILTDDMTAIYSSLEETIVYPSWNKLRLWPDSSELITTRCKIKKIKKVHNSFNKLEYNFHNHTYKAPLHEILFLEREGYEKSNDMGNFILNMIGNSIIGDIPKCFNIEKERVTAIINILTAMFTKKTSSAALIEESLK, encoded by the coding sequence ATGGATCAGTTTGAAACGGACTTCTTCAAGCAAGCCGAACACCCTCTGCATGGCGTCCAGCCATATAAAATAGGCACTACAAAGCCTGAAACAGACCTGCCCTATACCTTAGGCGTGTCAGTAAAAACTATCCCTGACTTTACGATGCCAATTGCACCTGCCTGGGAATTTATCGACCAGGGCGCGCGCTATAAAACCCACTTTGCATTACAAAAAATCAATGGTCACTGGACTCTGTATGTTGAATGCCAGGGCAAAGGCACCTTTACCTATTACGATGATGAAATCCATATCGAATGGGTCAGTGGTACCGGCCCGGATCATTACTTTCAATCTATCGGCCTCGCTATTTGGCTGGAGATGAAAGGGGTGATTTGTATTCATGGGAATGCTTTAACACTTAAGAATAAAACCTTGTTGATAGTTGGCCCGAGCGGTATAGGAAAAAGTACTACTTGTCTCAAGTTAGCGAAAATCGGTGGTGAAATATTAACTGATGATATGACAGCTATATATTCAAGTTTAGAAGAAACTATTGTATATCCAAGCTGGAATAAATTGAGATTGTGGCCAGATAGTTCAGAGCTAATAACTACAAGATGTAAAATTAAAAAAATAAAAAAGGTGCACAATAGTTTTAACAAGCTTGAGTACAATTTTCATAATCACACTTACAAAGCTCCTTTACATGAGATACTTTTTCTGGAGCGAGAAGGTTACGAAAAATCAAATGACATGGGTAATTTTATTCTAAATATGATAGGTAATTCGATAATAGGCGATATTCCAAAGTGTTTTAATATTGAAAAAGAAAGAGTTACGGCAATAATTAATATATTAACAGCAATGTTTACTAAAAAAACTTCAAGCGCAGCGCTAATAGAAGAAAGTCTAAAATGA
- a CDS encoding lasso RiPP family leader peptide-containing protein translates to MDDSTTVTKQKRSYEKPQLERVGTLAELTEGFAGSIPDEQGGQTKQNPFQG, encoded by the coding sequence ATGGACGATTCAACCACGGTAACTAAGCAAAAACGCAGCTATGAAAAACCACAGCTGGAACGCGTAGGTACATTAGCCGAGCTAACCGAAGGATTTGCAGGTAGCATTCCTGACGAGCAAGGCGGACAAACCAAGCAAAATCCTTTTCAGGGTTAA
- a CDS encoding asparagine synthase-related protein, which yields MTHDARPFSFDAHHIYRHPEFELHQTDTSPLYQYQSELQLNDTRQPAFCYTNQCLYIATDSLALRPLYHTVYQSVYLISDSAQLLHNVTGRTTEFSGPALAGWLSGQPMNHLCAHQQIAVLAAGHRLEFADDTVKVSKYWDIDPSYKLRFPDDDTYAAYFKDCLDTVIAAQMATHEVIATQMSGGMDSTSITALASLQAKAQNKKCIALSHFYPGDSASDESELINDMRHHLSLTNVLSQTVDTQNYRDFLSLYPAHFDHPGIVLSPRYNDELAMLAKQDVTLLLTGNGGDETCWGHASAYTQRLLNKDFSVIPEVYQACRVTGMPFLKVARHLFVRPMIPGPLITLAKALKRNSKHSLLPLWLTPKARTMAEESFTISNPFDAKRAPMNHARYFAMKNSTTFNSVRSYDEVSKQHNIKVCHPFFDQTLVEASFALPEKQLIRGAYPKFILRNAMNGLLPDSVCWKTTKTTFDIHFANLVKENRDSLRQCIQHPLLADMGLLDINQALQAFDDTLNNNNSGIKVDLLFLILTQRWVAELVN from the coding sequence TTGACCCATGATGCTCGGCCATTTTCTTTCGATGCTCATCACATTTACCGGCATCCCGAATTTGAACTTCACCAGACAGACACTTCCCCACTTTATCAGTACCAATCAGAGCTACAGCTAAACGATACCCGCCAGCCTGCCTTTTGTTATACCAATCAGTGTCTGTATATCGCCACCGATTCTCTGGCATTGCGGCCGCTTTATCATACTGTGTACCAATCGGTATATTTGATTTCTGACTCAGCTCAGTTGCTGCACAATGTCACCGGCAGAACCACCGAATTTTCCGGCCCGGCATTGGCAGGCTGGTTGAGTGGTCAGCCTATGAATCATCTTTGTGCTCATCAACAAATAGCTGTTTTGGCTGCCGGCCATAGACTCGAATTTGCAGACGATACGGTAAAAGTATCAAAGTACTGGGATATCGATCCCAGCTATAAACTCCGTTTTCCCGATGATGATACCTATGCTGCTTATTTCAAAGATTGCCTGGATACCGTTATTGCAGCCCAGATGGCTACGCACGAGGTTATCGCTACCCAAATGAGCGGTGGTATGGACTCCACCAGCATCACGGCGCTGGCGTCACTGCAGGCAAAAGCCCAGAATAAAAAATGTATTGCCTTGTCTCACTTTTACCCGGGTGATAGCGCTTCTGATGAAAGCGAGTTGATAAACGATATGCGTCATCATCTATCGTTAACTAATGTGCTATCTCAGACCGTAGATACCCAGAATTATCGAGACTTTCTGAGTCTGTATCCTGCGCATTTCGATCACCCGGGCATCGTGCTTTCGCCACGGTACAACGACGAACTGGCGATGCTGGCCAAACAAGATGTCACCCTATTGCTTACCGGTAATGGTGGGGATGAAACCTGCTGGGGGCACGCCAGCGCCTATACCCAAAGATTGCTGAACAAAGATTTTTCGGTCATTCCGGAGGTCTACCAAGCCTGTCGTGTTACTGGCATGCCGTTTTTAAAAGTGGCTCGCCATCTGTTTGTCCGTCCGATGATCCCTGGCCCGCTTATAACCTTAGCCAAAGCCCTTAAACGAAATAGTAAGCATTCACTACTGCCGCTATGGCTAACCCCAAAGGCACGTACTATGGCTGAAGAAAGTTTTACTATTAGCAATCCATTTGACGCAAAGCGCGCGCCCATGAACCATGCCCGGTATTTTGCGATGAAAAACAGTACCACTTTCAACTCGGTACGCTCTTATGATGAGGTATCGAAACAGCATAATATTAAGGTTTGCCACCCCTTCTTCGACCAAACATTAGTCGAGGCAAGCTTTGCCTTACCGGAAAAGCAGCTTATCAGAGGCGCTTATCCGAAATTCATTTTACGCAATGCGATGAACGGCCTGCTGCCTGATAGTGTTTGCTGGAAAACAACCAAAACCACCTTTGATATTCATTTTGCGAATTTAGTCAAAGAGAACCGGGATAGTTTACGTCAGTGTATCCAACACCCTCTGCTGGCTGATATGGGGCTGCTGGACATTAACCAGGCTCTTCAGGCTTTTGATGATACGTTGAACAACAATAATTCTGGTATAAAGGTCGATTTATTATTTTTGATACTTACCCAACGCTGGGTGGCAGAGCTGGTTAATTAG
- a CDS encoding lasso peptide biosynthesis B2 protein — protein MMTQFFKLNYREKAWFCEAWIRFLVWHLRIKLQPYNQWKAKLFIEPEHVIEPTNTLPAGLPTKLTATIEQAGRNHVILMNCLRRCLVTRDMLHRRSIPTKLHFGMRVCNGKAEAHCWLSCNGRLVNDSAEVVNRYAELQSVSVFNSLLTNMVTKGLTN, from the coding sequence ATGATGACTCAGTTTTTTAAATTGAATTATCGTGAAAAAGCCTGGTTTTGTGAGGCCTGGATACGCTTTCTTGTATGGCACTTAAGAATAAAGTTACAGCCCTACAATCAATGGAAAGCAAAACTTTTTATTGAGCCCGAGCATGTAATCGAACCCACCAATACATTGCCGGCAGGGTTACCCACAAAACTAACCGCGACCATCGAACAGGCAGGCCGAAATCATGTTATTTTGATGAACTGCCTGCGCCGATGCCTGGTGACGCGCGATATGCTTCATCGTCGTTCAATCCCGACCAAGCTGCACTTTGGTATGCGGGTATGTAATGGTAAAGCAGAAGCGCATTGTTGGTTAAGCTGTAACGGGCGGCTGGTGAATGATTCGGCAGAAGTGGTAAACCGCTATGCCGAACTACAAAGCGTGAGTGTATTTAATTCGCTACTGACCAATATGGTGACAAAAGGGCTGACTAATTAA
- a CDS encoding PqqD family protein, with protein MTSYKIKDDVLAQQVADEMVILEPEHGNYYTVNGVGASMIAMLREAKSLSEITQNIANQYEVEEQTAKADYLELLEKLKAEGLVEAC; from the coding sequence ATGACAAGTTATAAAATAAAGGATGATGTGTTAGCCCAGCAAGTGGCCGATGAAATGGTGATCCTGGAGCCTGAACATGGCAACTACTACACCGTAAATGGGGTGGGGGCCAGTATGATAGCCATGTTGCGCGAAGCAAAAAGCCTCAGCGAAATCACCCAAAACATTGCCAACCAATATGAGGTAGAAGAACAAACCGCAAAAGCAGACTATCTTGAATTACTGGAAAAGCTAAAAGCGGAAGGATTAGTGGAGGCCTGCTGA
- a CDS encoding undecaprenyl-phosphate glucose phosphotransferase, with translation MSSGFVRNNINQFAVVYRLADFLLIQLSLMLAASIHPTALSVHYQLIGLIGCTAYLLCAELFWLYRSWRAGTTKEILFYTVFSWAISAVIVLGFLFMTKTSSDYSRTILTTWMLLSPVALCLWRIGMRYFLFHVRRRGYNTRSVGIIGMNDTALELIKELARNPETGFRIAAIYDDRDESRLPVPAGMTLGGKIDQAIKAVNEGKLDQIFITLPMTANKRVEQVLHQLGDTNAEVHFVPNFFVYNLVHSRLCNVGQMQTISVFDTPMRGATIAVKRLEDIFLSLAILSVIALPMLIIALAIKLTSKGPVIFKQNRYGVDGKKIRVWKFRSMTVTENGDQVTQATQNDSRVTKVGAFIRKTSLDELPQFFNVLQGKMSVVGPRPHAVAHNEMYRKTVKYYMLRHRIKPGITGWAQVNGWRGETDTLEKMQMRVKYDLDYIRNWSLWFDFKIVLFTFAKGFVGKNVY, from the coding sequence ATGAGCTCAGGTTTTGTTAGAAATAACATTAACCAGTTTGCGGTTGTTTATCGACTGGCAGACTTTTTATTAATTCAATTGTCATTGATGCTTGCCGCATCGATACATCCTACTGCCTTATCCGTGCATTATCAGCTTATTGGCCTGATTGGATGTACGGCCTATCTGCTGTGTGCCGAGCTGTTTTGGCTTTATCGCTCATGGCGTGCCGGCACCACCAAAGAAATCCTGTTTTATACCGTCTTTAGCTGGGCCATTAGTGCGGTTATCGTACTGGGCTTCTTGTTTATGACAAAAACCTCTTCGGATTATTCGCGTACCATTTTAACCACCTGGATGCTGTTAAGCCCTGTTGCGTTGTGTTTATGGCGTATTGGCATGCGGTATTTTTTGTTCCATGTGCGTCGCCGCGGTTACAACACCCGCTCGGTGGGGATCATCGGCATGAACGACACCGCCCTTGAGTTGATTAAAGAGCTGGCCCGCAACCCGGAAACCGGTTTTCGGATTGCCGCCATTTATGATGATCGCGATGAAAGCCGTCTGCCGGTGCCGGCAGGCATGACGTTAGGCGGCAAAATTGACCAGGCGATAAAAGCGGTTAATGAAGGTAAGCTGGATCAGATTTTTATTACCTTGCCGATGACCGCCAATAAACGCGTAGAGCAAGTGCTGCATCAATTGGGTGATACTAATGCGGAAGTCCACTTTGTGCCTAATTTCTTTGTTTATAACCTGGTGCATTCACGGCTTTGTAATGTCGGCCAGATGCAAACTATCAGTGTGTTTGACACCCCCATGCGTGGCGCCACCATAGCCGTTAAACGCCTGGAAGATATCTTTTTGTCGCTGGCCATATTAAGCGTCATTGCGCTGCCCATGCTCATCATCGCGCTTGCCATTAAGTTGACCTCCAAAGGCCCGGTAATTTTTAAGCAAAACCGGTATGGCGTAGATGGCAAAAAAATCAGAGTCTGGAAGTTTCGCTCAATGACGGTGACCGAAAATGGTGACCAGGTTACCCAGGCCACTCAAAACGACAGCCGGGTGACAAAGGTAGGGGCGTTTATACGTAAAACCTCATTGGACGAGCTGCCGCAGTTTTTTAATGTATTACAGGGAAAAATGTCGGTGGTGGGGCCTCGCCCGCATGCGGTTGCCCACAACGAGATGTATCGCAAAACCGTGAAGTACTACATGTTGCGCCACCGCATAAAGCCAGGAATTACCGGCTGGGCCCAGGTAAATGGCTGGCGGGGCGAAACCGACACCCTCGAAAAAATGCAGATGCGGGTTAAATACGACCTGGATTACATTCGCAACTGGTCGCTGTGGTTCGACTTCAAAATTGTGTTATTCACGTTTGCCAAAGGCTTTGTGGGTAAGAATGTGTATTAA
- a CDS encoding tetratricopeptide repeat protein has product MTSSSAQSKTSPASAPAAMGFRISLRTIRVGLLLGAFILAAMCVRTATTYWHAHTLSTQVQAWFVGDQLPAPGELARTEQQLKQLEKTLAADAGVKLSLARLYIVRGQSETASRYYDSARAALVSARRLQPSHYEALALRVFLDDVQNGLNSEAMVLLEQLLRLSPYEKKVQQLIGPVLVKNWNALSGTLQQLAEPLISSALREASTKAILFDAMRQYNLVAPFKCCSPNRETSAQLRVLEATTPHDTFQ; this is encoded by the coding sequence ATGACCTCGTCTTCTGCTCAGTCTAAAACATCGCCCGCCTCGGCGCCTGCGGCCATGGGTTTTCGGATTTCATTGCGCACGATACGCGTTGGCTTATTGCTGGGGGCATTTATTCTGGCGGCTATGTGTGTGCGAACAGCCACAACCTACTGGCACGCGCATACCCTTTCCACGCAGGTACAGGCGTGGTTTGTCGGCGACCAGCTGCCCGCACCTGGTGAGCTGGCACGCACCGAACAGCAACTTAAACAGCTTGAAAAAACGCTGGCGGCGGATGCCGGCGTTAAGCTCTCACTGGCGCGCCTGTATATTGTGCGCGGCCAAAGTGAAACCGCCAGCCGCTATTATGATAGTGCACGCGCAGCCCTGGTCTCCGCCCGGCGGCTGCAGCCTTCTCATTATGAAGCCCTGGCATTACGCGTGTTTCTGGACGATGTGCAAAATGGGTTAAATTCCGAAGCAATGGTGTTACTTGAGCAACTGTTGCGTCTTAGCCCTTATGAAAAAAAGGTACAGCAACTGATTGGGCCGGTGTTAGTGAAAAACTGGAATGCGTTATCGGGCACTCTGCAACAGCTGGCGGAGCCGCTTATCAGCAGTGCCTTACGCGAAGCCTCGACCAAGGCAATATTGTTTGATGCCATGCGCCAGTACAATTTGGTCGCGCCGTTTAAATGTTGCTCACCCAATCGTGAAACCTCGGCCCAGTTGAGGGTACTGGAAGCGACCACCCCGCATGACACCTTTCAATAA
- a CDS encoding O-antigen ligase family protein encodes MTPFNNTSSGVARWLMLATLLVLPWLHGGERYWEQLVIAGGLFIAVIVMLLDKRALTSLPAGTLLILTLFGVWLVHTLIYLVPIPMGMLAWISPATYTWQNQDPSQQFGYLSLYRQATLVELFKFAGLATLFLLISRLFLTTGRIRWFCGGIVTIGTLTTVYSLINFATGGAIDWVPAIPPWDFSWHQGIRGTFSYKNQYAMYMVICILLTAGLLIDSLRRERRTLVTPAIAYFALCLGLQLATLLNTSSRGALVSLVAGCGFTAFLFFLSRPKLLQQWLKPKILAVMVIAGTLMIIAFMQSAVYQRFSEQKMEDNGRTLLRGTVIRVIQDYPVFGTGPGTYPFIQHKYKPLELGNTQMSKRAHNDYLETVATQGALGFTLLAIPTGLLLMRLFRRVPASPLTGLQLGCQAASVAYLVQAAIDVNIGVYILPVHFVIVLSVGWVIGHLLYTAPAKPT; translated from the coding sequence ATGACACCTTTCAATAATACCTCTTCGGGCGTCGCCCGGTGGCTGATGCTGGCCACCTTGCTAGTGCTGCCCTGGTTGCACGGCGGCGAACGCTACTGGGAACAACTGGTGATCGCGGGTGGCCTTTTTATCGCGGTGATCGTGATGTTGCTGGACAAACGCGCCCTGACAAGCCTGCCCGCCGGCACCTTATTAATTCTGACATTGTTTGGGGTGTGGCTGGTGCACACGCTGATTTACCTGGTGCCCATACCCATGGGTATGCTGGCCTGGATAAGCCCGGCCACGTATACCTGGCAGAACCAGGACCCTTCGCAACAGTTTGGCTATCTGAGCCTGTACCGGCAAGCCACCCTGGTTGAGCTGTTCAAATTTGCCGGTCTGGCCACTTTATTTTTATTAATTAGTCGGTTGTTTTTAACCACCGGACGCATTCGCTGGTTTTGCGGCGGCATTGTGACAATCGGTACGCTGACCACAGTGTATTCGCTGATAAACTTTGCGACCGGGGGCGCCATTGACTGGGTTCCGGCTATTCCGCCGTGGGATTTTTCGTGGCACCAGGGCATACGCGGCACCTTCAGTTATAAAAATCAGTATGCCATGTACATGGTAATTTGTATCTTGCTCACCGCCGGCTTACTTATCGACAGTCTGCGGCGGGAAAGAAGGACACTTGTTACTCCGGCTATTGCCTATTTTGCATTGTGTCTGGGTTTGCAACTCGCCACTTTACTTAATACCAGCTCCCGGGGGGCGCTGGTATCGCTGGTGGCAGGCTGTGGGTTTACCGCCTTCCTGTTTTTTCTGAGCCGCCCTAAGTTATTACAGCAATGGCTAAAACCAAAGATCCTGGCCGTCATGGTAATTGCAGGGACCCTGATGATCATCGCATTTATGCAGTCAGCGGTGTACCAGCGCTTCAGCGAACAAAAAATGGAAGACAATGGCCGTACCCTGCTGCGCGGCACCGTAATTCGGGTGATTCAGGATTATCCGGTTTTTGGAACCGGACCAGGTACCTACCCTTTTATTCAGCATAAATACAAACCTCTGGAGCTAGGCAATACCCAAATGTCTAAACGGGCCCACAATGATTATCTTGAAACTGTGGCTACCCAGGGCGCACTGGGGTTTACCCTGTTGGCTATTCCCACCGGATTATTATTGATGCGCTTGTTCAGGCGCGTGCCGGCATCACCGCTGACCGGCCTGCAATTAGGCTGTCAGGCAGCGTCGGTTGCGTATCTGGTACAAGCTGCCATCGATGTTAATATTGGTGTTTATATATTGCCGGTGCATTTTGTGATTGTGCTGTCGGTTGGCTGGGTGATTGGTCATTTGCTTTATACTGCCCCTGCAAAGCCCACCTGA
- a CDS encoding SapC family protein produces the protein MSHFVALNPKQHQSLRVQPSKVAETGAAEQLIPVVLSEFNQLIIQYPIVFTKNAKSGQFVCSAMLGFEEGENLFWNEQQWNGLYIPAQVERHPFYIGQSDEKTEEDQHLVCLDTDSEALSETEGEPLFDENGQPTTLMADKQEILAMLLDGEPQTRSFIKALTSLDLLAPIALEISLADGSTRKVNGLYTIDEDKLSGLCGETVAMLHEKGFLAPAYTLLASHAHIYSLIERKNARIIKDD, from the coding sequence ATGTCTCATTTCGTCGCACTGAATCCCAAGCAACATCAATCGCTGCGGGTGCAACCCAGCAAGGTCGCCGAGACTGGTGCCGCCGAGCAACTGATTCCGGTGGTGCTTAGCGAGTTCAATCAGCTCATCATTCAATACCCCATTGTTTTTACCAAAAATGCCAAGTCAGGCCAGTTTGTATGCTCGGCTATGCTGGGTTTTGAAGAAGGCGAAAACCTGTTTTGGAATGAGCAACAATGGAATGGCCTGTATATCCCGGCGCAGGTTGAGCGCCATCCTTTCTACATTGGTCAAAGTGATGAAAAAACGGAAGAAGATCAGCATCTGGTCTGTCTGGATACCGACAGTGAGGCGCTCAGTGAGACCGAGGGTGAACCCTTGTTTGATGAAAATGGTCAACCCACCACCTTGATGGCCGACAAACAGGAAATTCTGGCGATGCTATTAGACGGCGAGCCACAGACCCGCAGCTTCATCAAAGCGCTTACCAGTTTAGACCTACTGGCACCTATTGCACTGGAAATCTCTCTGGCCGATGGTTCGACCCGCAAAGTTAACGGTCTGTATACCATTGATGAAGACAAACTCAGTGGGCTGTGTGGCGAAACCGTGGCGATGTTGCATGAAAAAGGCTTTCTGGCCCCGGCGTATACTTTGCTGGCGTCGCATGCTCATATCTACTCACTGATTGAGCGTAAAAATGCGCGCATTATTAAAGATGACTGA
- a CDS encoding DoxX family protein, with protein MYRFFKLLLSTGNGFSPLVLRIPVGIIFIAHGAQKLFGWFGGYGLAGTAGWMDSIGLSPGFALALLAGSAEFFGGLALIAGLLTRPAAAALSITMLVAIFSVHFEQGLFMSNNGYEFALALLGASVSLLLSGAGNARQTKF; from the coding sequence ATGTATCGATTTTTTAAATTACTTTTGAGCACGGGGAATGGCTTTTCACCACTGGTGTTGCGGATCCCTGTAGGTATCATTTTTATCGCGCATGGTGCGCAAAAGCTGTTCGGGTGGTTTGGTGGTTATGGCCTGGCAGGTACTGCCGGGTGGATGGACTCTATCGGTCTGTCGCCAGGCTTTGCGTTAGCGCTACTGGCCGGCAGTGCTGAGTTTTTCGGCGGACTGGCACTAATAGCAGGATTGTTAACCCGACCAGCGGCCGCAGCATTATCAATAACCATGCTGGTGGCGATATTCTCTGTACATTTTGAGCAGGGTTTGTTTATGTCGAATAACGGCTATGAGTTTGCGCTAGCCTTATTGGGCGCAAGTGTATCGCTGTTGTTGTCGGGGGCGGGCAATGCTCGGCAGACAAAGTTTTAG
- a CDS encoding FMN-dependent NADH-azoreductase, translated as MKNILVIKSSLNGAQGQSNQLVDKLVTRLQQSHATRVVTRDFAEQPLPHLTHSEMATWMSTSDHEQAQQHDAAGLSDVLISELKNSDTVVIGMPMYNFGVPSTFKAWIDRIARAGVTFNYTESGPVGLLDNKTVYVVAARGGFYAGTSADSQTSFLKSVFGLIGLHDVQFIYAEGLNTRTHASQLAQAEQAIHQINL; from the coding sequence ATGAAAAACATTCTGGTCATAAAATCATCGCTCAATGGCGCGCAAGGTCAGTCTAACCAGTTGGTGGACAAACTGGTAACGCGGTTACAGCAAAGCCATGCAACCCGTGTAGTGACCCGGGATTTTGCGGAGCAGCCTTTGCCCCATCTAACCCACAGTGAGATGGCCACCTGGATGAGCACCTCTGATCATGAACAAGCTCAACAGCATGATGCTGCCGGGTTGTCCGATGTTTTAATCAGCGAGCTGAAAAATAGCGATACCGTGGTTATCGGCATGCCCATGTACAATTTTGGGGTGCCTTCCACATTTAAAGCCTGGATCGACAGAATTGCCCGCGCCGGCGTAACGTTCAACTATACCGAAAGCGGTCCGGTCGGCTTATTGGACAATAAAACGGTTTATGTCGTGGCTGCCCGGGGCGGGTTTTATGCCGGTACATCGGCAGACTCGCAAACCAGCTTCCTCAAAAGTGTGTTCGGGTTAATCGGACTTCACGATGTTCAGTTTATCTATGCCGAAGGTCTGAACACCCGTACCCATGCCAGCCAGCTGGCCCAGGCTGAACAAGCCATCCACCAAATCAATCTGTAA